Proteins encoded within one genomic window of Acidihalobacter prosperus:
- the secD gene encoding protein translocase subunit SecD, producing the protein MNRYSLWKYLLIVAVIAVGLLYALPNLYGEDPAIQISHRDTPVSGALAGEIKTTLDKSGIRYKRIEHEGATFLVRFYDTEQQLKAIDPLKAALGNRYIVAVNLAPATPKWLRDLGAEPMYLGLDLRGGVHFLLQIDMGAAVEQVLDRDESGIRRFLMGKQIRYTEVSRDKEALYIRFPDATQRDRAESALGGEYTDLTFSPVQRDGVPALAAHMSQAALAQTQRYAMEQNITTLRNRVNELGVSEPVIQQQGKDRIVVELPGVQDTARAKDILGATAGLEFRLVSRDGNAANAERTGNVPPNARLFHERSGTPILLQRHVILTGDYVVNAASGFAQQSNSPAVFITLNAEGAHLMSEATRNNVGRLMAVVYIESKPVTQMVDGKKMVSHKKTEEVINVARIQEQLGKRFQITGLDSPQQARNLALLLRAGSLAAPMTIIEERTVGPSLGKENIQQGFNSAVFGFLLVVLFMAVYYRVFGLVANLALIANVVLIVAVMSMIQATLTLPGIAGITLTVGMAVDANVLIFERIREELRNGNTPQASIHAGYERAFGTIADSNITTLIAALMLFAFGTGPVKGFAVTLSIGIVTSMFTAIMGTRAVINLVYGRRRVKSLAI; encoded by the coding sequence ATGAATCGTTATTCGCTCTGGAAATATCTGCTGATCGTCGCGGTCATCGCGGTCGGGCTGCTGTACGCGCTGCCCAACCTCTACGGGGAAGACCCCGCCATCCAGATTTCGCATCGCGACACACCGGTAAGCGGGGCGTTGGCGGGCGAGATCAAGACCACGCTCGACAAGAGCGGTATCCGCTACAAACGCATCGAGCATGAGGGCGCCACCTTCCTCGTGCGTTTCTACGATACCGAGCAGCAGCTCAAGGCGATCGATCCGCTGAAGGCGGCGCTGGGCAACCGTTATATCGTGGCGGTGAATCTGGCCCCGGCCACGCCGAAGTGGCTGCGCGACCTGGGTGCTGAACCCATGTACCTCGGCCTGGATTTGCGAGGCGGCGTGCATTTTCTGCTGCAGATCGACATGGGCGCGGCGGTGGAGCAGGTGCTCGACCGCGACGAATCCGGCATCCGGCGCTTCCTGATGGGCAAACAGATCCGCTACACCGAGGTCAGCCGCGACAAGGAAGCGCTGTATATCCGCTTTCCGGACGCGACCCAGCGCGACAGGGCCGAGTCGGCCCTCGGCGGCGAATACACCGACCTGACCTTCTCGCCGGTGCAGCGCGACGGCGTGCCCGCGTTGGCCGCGCACATGAGCCAGGCGGCGCTGGCGCAGACCCAGCGCTACGCGATGGAGCAGAACATCACCACGCTGCGCAATCGCGTCAACGAGCTTGGCGTGTCCGAGCCGGTGATCCAGCAGCAGGGCAAGGACCGTATCGTGGTCGAATTGCCGGGCGTGCAGGACACGGCTCGCGCCAAGGACATTCTCGGCGCCACCGCCGGCCTGGAGTTCCGTCTGGTCTCGCGCGACGGCAACGCCGCCAACGCCGAGCGTACCGGCAATGTGCCACCCAACGCGCGCCTGTTCCACGAGCGCAGCGGCACGCCGATCCTGCTGCAACGTCATGTCATCCTGACCGGTGACTACGTGGTCAATGCCGCATCCGGCTTCGCCCAGCAGAGCAATTCTCCGGCCGTGTTCATCACCCTCAATGCCGAGGGCGCTCACCTGATGAGCGAGGCCACGCGCAACAACGTCGGTCGCTTGATGGCGGTGGTCTACATCGAAAGCAAGCCGGTGACGCAGATGGTCGACGGCAAGAAAATGGTGAGCCACAAGAAGACCGAGGAGGTCATCAACGTCGCCCGCATCCAGGAACAGCTCGGCAAGCGCTTCCAGATCACGGGCCTCGACAGCCCGCAGCAGGCACGCAATCTCGCGCTGTTGCTGCGCGCGGGTTCGCTGGCGGCGCCGATGACCATCATCGAGGAGCGTACCGTGGGGCCGAGCCTGGGCAAGGAAAACATCCAGCAAGGCTTCAATTCCGCGGTGTTCGGCTTCCTGTTGGTGGTATTGTTCATGGCGGTTTACTACCGCGTGTTCGGTCTGGTCGCCAATCTCGCGCTGATCGCCAACGTGGTGCTCATCGTGGCCGTGATGTCGATGATCCAGGCGACGCTGACCCTGCCCGGCATCGCTGGCATCACCCTGACCGTAGGCATGGCCGTGGATGCCAACGTGCTGATATTCGAGCGCATACGCGAGGAACTGCGTAACGGCAATACGCCGCAGGCGAGTATCCATGCCGGCTACGAGCGTGCCTTCGGGACCATCGCCGACTCGAACATCACCACGTTGATCGCCGCGTTGATGCTGTTCGCCTTCGGCACGGGTCCGGTCAAAGGCTTCGCGGTGACGCTCTCGATCGGCATCGTGACCTCCATGTTTACCGCCATCATGGGCACGCGGGCGGTGATCAACCTTGTTTACGGTCGTCGGCGCGTCAAGAGCCTGGCCATCTGA
- the secF gene encoding protein translocase subunit SecF, which translates to MFQFKQTNINFMGKRHWWMAMSVTLVILSIVALATRGLNFGIDFTGGTVVEVHYDKPVVLSKVRATLHAHGFKDAQATNIGTAQDVMIRVAPHPHENRSKIGDEVVSVLQQAGDGQVVLRKVEFVGPVVGKELRQDGSLALLYTMIAILIYVAFRFEYRLAIGAVIASMHDIIVTLGVFAVTQYEFNLTVLAALLALLGYSLNDTIVVYDRIRENFRRMRKGTPVEVVNTAVNQTLSRTVMTSLTVVLVLLSLFFLGGSVIHNFSVALLVGVVFGTYSSVYIASSLALLLGISKADLMPVKKGEVDDRP; encoded by the coding sequence ATGTTCCAGTTCAAACAGACCAACATCAACTTCATGGGCAAACGCCATTGGTGGATGGCGATGTCCGTGACCCTGGTGATCCTCTCCATCGTTGCACTGGCCACGCGTGGGTTGAATTTCGGCATCGACTTCACCGGCGGCACGGTCGTGGAGGTGCATTACGACAAGCCCGTGGTGTTGAGCAAGGTTCGTGCAACCCTGCACGCGCATGGCTTCAAGGACGCCCAGGCAACCAATATCGGTACCGCGCAGGATGTGATGATCCGGGTCGCACCCCATCCACACGAAAATCGCTCCAAGATCGGCGACGAGGTGGTGTCGGTATTGCAGCAAGCCGGCGACGGCCAGGTGGTGCTGCGCAAGGTCGAGTTCGTCGGGCCCGTGGTCGGCAAGGAGCTGCGGCAGGATGGCAGTCTCGCGCTGCTCTACACCATGATCGCGATCCTGATCTACGTCGCCTTTCGTTTCGAATATCGGCTGGCCATCGGCGCGGTCATCGCCTCGATGCACGACATCATCGTCACCCTGGGCGTGTTCGCGGTCACTCAATATGAATTCAACCTGACGGTGCTGGCGGCACTCTTGGCGCTGCTCGGCTATTCGCTCAACGATACCATCGTGGTCTACGACCGCATCCGCGAGAATTTCCGGCGCATGCGCAAGGGAACGCCGGTGGAAGTGGTCAACACGGCGGTCAACCAGACCTTGTCGCGCACCGTGATGACTTCGTTGACGGTCGTGCTGGTGCTGCTGTCGCTGTTCTTCCTGGGCGGCAGCGTGATTCATAATTTCTCGGTTGCGCTGCTGGTCGGTGTGGTATTCGGCACTTACTCGTCGGTGTACATCGCCAGCTCGCTGGCCCTGCTGCTCGGTATCAGCAAGGCCGATCTCATGCCGGTGAAGAAGGGCGAGGTCGACGACCGCCCCTGA
- a CDS encoding inositol monophosphatase family protein: protein MHPFLNTAVKAARAAGTVLLRNSERIDTLTIESKQRNDFVSEVDRQAEEVIIRTLRKAYPDHGILAEESGHSGGNEYEWVIDPLDGTTNYLHGFPQYAVSIALRYRERLEQAVVYDPFKDEMFTATRGAGAALNNRRIRVSARASLDGALLGTGIPFREHQEVDGYMKTLRGFIGQPAGIRRAGSAALDLAYVAAGRLDGYWESGLMPWDLAAGALLVMEAGGLVSDFAGGDGYVNSGDIVAASPKVLRHMLGNIHQGLKG, encoded by the coding sequence ATGCATCCTTTTCTCAATACCGCCGTCAAGGCCGCCCGCGCCGCGGGCACCGTTTTGCTTCGCAACAGCGAGCGTATCGACACGCTGACCATCGAGAGCAAGCAGCGCAACGATTTCGTCAGCGAGGTCGACCGCCAGGCCGAGGAAGTCATTATACGGACCCTGCGCAAGGCCTACCCCGATCACGGCATCCTCGCCGAGGAAAGTGGACATAGCGGCGGCAACGAATACGAATGGGTCATCGACCCACTCGACGGCACGACCAACTACCTGCACGGCTTTCCGCAGTATGCCGTCTCCATCGCGCTGCGCTATCGCGAACGCCTGGAACAGGCTGTGGTCTACGACCCTTTCAAGGACGAAATGTTCACGGCCACGCGCGGCGCCGGCGCGGCGCTGAACAACCGCCGCATCCGGGTCAGCGCGCGCGCCAGCCTAGACGGCGCCCTGCTCGGCACCGGCATCCCGTTCCGCGAACACCAGGAAGTAGACGGCTACATGAAGACCCTGCGCGGCTTCATCGGCCAGCCGGCGGGCATTCGCCGCGCGGGTTCCGCCGCCCTCGATCTGGCCTATGTCGCTGCCGGGCGCCTGGACGGATACTGGGAGTCGGGCCTGATGCCCTGGGATCTGGCCGCCGGCGCGCTGCTGGTGATGGAGGCCGGCGGACTGGTGAGCGATTTCGCGGGCGGGGACGGTTATGTGAACAGCGGCGACATCGTCGCGGCCAGCCCCAAGGTGCTGCGCCACATGCTCGGCAATATCCATCAGGGACTCAAGGGCTGA
- a CDS encoding RNA methyltransferase: protein MMALDAIRIVLVEPSHPGNIGAAARAMKTMGLSRLYLVAPELYPHAEATARASGADDVLARAAVCQNLDAALAGVTLVLGTSARARNLEWPTIPPREAATRIGAETGGEVAILFGRERSGLTNAELERCHYRVHIPASPDYSSLNLASAVQILCYELALAADHETGVSRITEIAGEAVDESYAEQIDVDRFYAHLEQALVEIDFLDPENPRQLMRRLKRLFNRTRLLQTEVNLLRGILTAAQRQARLASGRD, encoded by the coding sequence ATGATGGCGCTCGACGCAATCCGTATCGTGCTCGTCGAGCCTTCTCACCCCGGCAATATCGGTGCGGCGGCCAGGGCGATGAAAACCATGGGGCTGTCGCGCCTGTATCTGGTAGCGCCGGAACTCTACCCTCATGCCGAGGCGACGGCCCGCGCATCCGGGGCGGACGACGTGCTGGCACGCGCAGCCGTATGCCAGAACCTGGATGCGGCGCTGGCCGGCGTCACACTTGTGCTCGGCACCAGCGCGCGCGCGCGCAATCTGGAGTGGCCAACCATCCCGCCGCGCGAGGCCGCGACGCGGATCGGCGCGGAGACGGGCGGCGAGGTGGCCATCCTGTTCGGCCGCGAACGCAGCGGGTTGACCAATGCCGAGCTCGAGCGCTGCCATTATCGCGTGCACATCCCGGCCAGCCCGGACTACAGCTCGCTCAATCTGGCTTCCGCCGTTCAGATCCTGTGCTACGAACTGGCACTGGCGGCAGATCACGAAACAGGCGTTTCGAGGATTACCGAAATAGCGGGCGAGGCTGTTGATGAATCGTACGCAGAGCAGATCGACGTCGACCGTTTCTACGCCCATCTGGAGCAGGCGCTGGTCGAGATAGACTTCCTCGATCCGGAGAATCCGCGCCAACTGATGCGCCGACTCAAGCGTTTGTTCAATCGTACCCGGCTGTTGCAGACAGAGGTGAATCTGCTGCGTGGTATCCTGACCGCCGCCCAGCGCCAGGCGCGCCTGGCATCCGGCCGGGATTGA
- the cysE gene encoding serine O-acetyltransferase, with protein MFERLREDIRCVFERDPAARTTFEVLTTYPGLHAVLIHRASHWLWVRGVRWPARVMSAFGRWWTGIEIHPGARIGRRFFIDHGMGVVIGETAEIGDDCTLYHGVTLGGTSWRPGKRHPTLGNNVVIGAGAKILGPLRLGDGSRVGSNAVVLKDVPDNATAVGIPAHIVRQRTGADAERRQALANRLGFDAYGVTRDAPDPVAHAIDCLLDHTHLVDERLAQLCKSVRELGGEVEAGQLPPIVNCELDSSMTEPIEATDSEPSSERGK; from the coding sequence ATGTTCGAACGTCTGCGTGAGGATATCCGGTGCGTCTTCGAGCGCGACCCGGCGGCGCGTACGACCTTCGAAGTGCTGACGACCTATCCCGGGCTGCATGCCGTGCTCATCCACCGTGCCAGCCACTGGCTGTGGGTACGCGGTGTGCGCTGGCCCGCGCGTGTCATGTCGGCCTTCGGGCGCTGGTGGACGGGTATCGAGATTCATCCAGGCGCGAGAATCGGCCGGCGTTTCTTCATCGATCACGGCATGGGCGTGGTGATCGGCGAGACGGCGGAGATCGGCGACGACTGCACGCTTTATCACGGCGTGACCCTCGGCGGTACCTCGTGGAGGCCTGGCAAGCGGCATCCCACGCTCGGCAACAACGTCGTGATCGGCGCCGGCGCCAAGATACTGGGGCCGTTGCGCCTCGGCGATGGAAGCCGTGTCGGCTCGAACGCCGTGGTACTCAAGGACGTTCCCGACAATGCAACGGCGGTCGGTATTCCCGCGCACATCGTGCGCCAGCGAACGGGAGCGGATGCCGAGCGCCGGCAGGCGCTGGCCAATCGCCTGGGATTCGACGCCTACGGTGTCACGCGCGATGCTCCCGATCCGGTGGCGCATGCGATCGACTGTTTGCTTGACCACACGCATCTCGTCGATGAGCGATTGGCGCAGCTTTGCAAGTCGGTGCGCGAACTGGGCGGGGAAGTGGAAGCGGGGCAGCTGCCGCCGATCGTCAATTGCGAGCTCGACAGCTCCATGACGGAGCCCATCGAGGCGACCGACAGCGAGCCATCGTCGGAACGGGGTAAATAG
- a CDS encoding Rrf2 family transcriptional regulator — MKLTTKGRYAVTAMLDLALHNDAGPVTLADVSARQGISLSYLEQLFSRLRKSELVVSTRGPGGGYNLARDPDAIAVGQVISAVDEVIDATRCGGESDCQNRERCLTHDLWSDLSEQIREFLGGVSLGALMRRRGVREVAERQIALHQLRLRAADDAPEAASAAAGSQTHI, encoded by the coding sequence ATGAAACTGACTACGAAAGGCCGCTATGCCGTGACCGCGATGCTGGATCTCGCGCTGCACAACGACGCGGGCCCGGTGACGCTGGCGGATGTGTCCGCCCGGCAAGGCATTTCATTATCGTACCTCGAACAGTTGTTTTCGAGACTGCGGAAATCGGAGCTGGTGGTCAGTACGCGCGGCCCCGGCGGCGGCTACAATCTGGCGCGCGATCCGGACGCTATTGCGGTAGGGCAGGTCATTAGCGCCGTTGACGAGGTCATCGACGCAACCCGCTGCGGTGGCGAAAGCGACTGCCAGAACCGCGAGCGCTGTCTGACCCACGATCTGTGGAGCGATCTCAGCGAGCAGATCCGCGAATTTCTGGGTGGCGTGAGTCTGGGTGCGCTGATGCGCCGGCGAGGCGTGCGCGAAGTGGCGGAGCGCCAGATCGCGCTTCATCAGCTGCGCCTACGTGCTGCCGACGATGCGCCGGAAGCGGCAAGTGCCGCCGCCGGTTCGCAAACCCATATTTGA
- a CDS encoding IscS subfamily cysteine desulfurase — translation MDEVKTPIYLDYAATTPVDGRVADVMCGYLTREGVYGNPASRSHCFGWSAEEAVERARAEVAGLINADPKEIVWTSGATESDNLAIKGVMHFYARKGRHMVTSKTEHKAVLDTCRQLEREGCEVTYLDPEPNGLIDLGKLEAALREDTVLVSLMHVNNEIGVIQDLEAVSALTRARGILLHVDAAQSAGKVPLDVQALDIDLASLSGHKMYGPKGIGALYVRRKPRVRLEAQMHGGGHERGMRSGTLATHQIVGMGEAARLAREEMGADLERIRGLRDRLWAGVNDLEAVYLNGDLAHGYPGILNVSFAYVEGESLLMALKDLAVSSGSACTSASLEPSYVLRALGRDDELAHSSIRFSIGRYTTAAEIDHAIAEVRQAVGKLRELSPLWEMYQDGVDLKSIQWAAH, via the coding sequence ATGGACGAAGTGAAGACGCCGATATATTTGGACTATGCGGCGACGACGCCGGTGGACGGTCGAGTGGCGGACGTGATGTGCGGTTATCTGACGCGAGAGGGCGTGTACGGTAATCCGGCGTCGCGCAGCCACTGTTTTGGCTGGTCGGCGGAGGAAGCGGTGGAGCGCGCGCGCGCCGAGGTGGCGGGGCTGATCAATGCCGATCCCAAGGAGATCGTGTGGACCAGCGGCGCGACCGAGTCGGACAATCTTGCGATCAAGGGCGTGATGCATTTCTACGCGCGCAAGGGCCGGCACATGGTGACCAGCAAGACCGAGCACAAGGCGGTGCTGGACACCTGCCGGCAGCTTGAGCGCGAGGGCTGCGAGGTGACCTATCTCGATCCGGAGCCGAACGGCCTGATCGATCTGGGCAAGCTTGAGGCGGCGCTGCGCGAGGACACCGTGCTGGTGTCGCTGATGCACGTCAACAACGAGATCGGCGTGATTCAGGACCTTGAAGCCGTGAGCGCGCTGACCCGTGCGCGGGGCATCCTGCTGCATGTGGATGCCGCGCAGTCCGCCGGCAAGGTGCCGCTGGACGTGCAGGCCCTGGACATCGACCTGGCCAGTCTCTCGGGGCACAAGATGTACGGCCCCAAGGGCATTGGTGCGCTGTACGTGCGGCGCAAGCCGCGGGTGCGCCTGGAGGCGCAGATGCATGGCGGCGGGCACGAGCGCGGCATGCGCTCGGGCACCCTGGCGACGCACCAGATCGTCGGCATGGGCGAGGCGGCGCGGCTGGCGCGCGAGGAGATGGGTGCCGACCTCGAGCGCATCCGCGGCCTGCGCGACCGGCTGTGGGCCGGGGTCAACGACCTCGAGGCCGTTTACCTCAACGGCGACCTGGCGCACGGCTACCCCGGCATTCTCAACGTCAGTTTTGCCTACGTCGAAGGCGAGAGCCTGCTGATGGCGCTCAAGGACCTGGCGGTCTCCTCCGGCTCGGCGTGCACCTCGGCGAGTCTTGAGCCGAGCTACGTGCTGCGCGCGCTGGGCCGGGACGACGAACTGGCGCACAGTTCCATCCGTTTCTCGATCGGGCGTTACACCACGGCTGCGGAGATCGACCACGCGATTGCCGAAGTGCGCCAGGCGGTGGGCAAGCTGCGCGAGCTTTCGCCGTTGTGGGAGATGTACCAGGACGGCGTGGATCTCAAGAGCATTCAATGGGCCGCCCACTGA
- the iscU gene encoding Fe-S cluster assembly scaffold IscU, with amino-acid sequence MAYSDKVIDHYENPRNVGTLDKGDASVGTGMVGAPACGDVMKLQIKVNAAGVIEDAKFKTYGCGSAIASSSLLTEWVKGKTLAEAGEIKNTQIAEELALPPVKIHCSVLAEDAIKAAIADYQGKQNDNNQNAQSA; translated from the coding sequence ATGGCATACAGCGACAAGGTAATCGATCACTACGAGAACCCGCGCAACGTGGGCACCCTGGACAAGGGCGACGCGAGCGTGGGCACGGGCATGGTAGGCGCGCCGGCGTGCGGCGACGTGATGAAGCTGCAGATCAAGGTCAACGCCGCGGGCGTGATCGAAGACGCCAAGTTCAAGACCTACGGCTGCGGTTCGGCGATCGCCAGCTCGAGCCTTCTGACCGAATGGGTCAAGGGCAAGACGCTGGCGGAGGCGGGCGAGATCAAGAACACGCAGATAGCCGAGGAACTGGCGCTGCCACCGGTGAAGATCCATTGCTCGGTGCTGGCGGAGGACGCCATCAAGGCCGCCATCGCCGACTACCAGGGCAAACAAAACGACAATAACCAGAACGCTCAGTCCGCTTGA
- the iscA gene encoding iron-sulfur cluster assembly protein IscA, which yields MAITLTEAAANRMRTFMEKRGKGVGVRLGVKTTGCSGMAYVMEFADALDEGDEVFDDHGVKIVINAKSLVYLDGTELDYVREGLNEGFKFSNPNEKNRCGCGESFNV from the coding sequence GTGGCGATTACCCTGACTGAGGCGGCGGCGAACCGCATGCGGACCTTCATGGAAAAACGCGGCAAGGGCGTGGGCGTGCGCCTGGGCGTGAAGACCACGGGGTGCTCCGGCATGGCTTATGTCATGGAGTTCGCCGATGCGCTTGATGAAGGCGACGAGGTCTTCGACGATCACGGCGTCAAGATCGTGATCAATGCCAAGAGCCTGGTTTATCTCGATGGGACCGAACTGGACTACGTCCGCGAGGGCCTCAACGAAGGCTTCAAGTTCAGCAACCCGAACGAGAAGAACCGCTGCGGCTGCGGCGAAAGCTTCAATGTCTGA
- the hscB gene encoding Fe-S protein assembly co-chaperone HscB: MALSGLDLGRDYFELFGQSRAFDVDAGALDTRYRELQALYHPDRHAGGEARDRRLAVQASAWVNEAYQTLKEPGRRARYLLELAGVSFDDERDTTADPDFLMRQMALREALAETAQASEPLFALEDLMRELRSERDGLYTSFAAAYATGRLEDAKRTVLQLRFYARLLDEANRMAERLEDQGD, encoded by the coding sequence ATGGCGCTGAGCGGGCTCGATCTGGGACGCGACTATTTCGAACTGTTCGGCCAGTCGCGCGCCTTTGATGTCGATGCCGGAGCGCTGGATACCCGCTACCGCGAACTCCAGGCTTTGTATCATCCAGACCGTCATGCCGGCGGCGAGGCGCGCGACCGCCGCCTTGCCGTGCAGGCATCGGCTTGGGTCAACGAGGCCTACCAGACTTTGAAGGAGCCGGGTCGACGCGCGCGTTATCTGCTGGAGCTCGCGGGCGTGTCTTTCGACGACGAGCGCGATACGACCGCGGATCCGGATTTCCTGATGCGCCAGATGGCCCTGCGCGAAGCGCTGGCCGAAACCGCGCAAGCGTCCGAGCCATTGTTCGCCCTGGAAGATCTGATGCGCGAGTTGCGTAGCGAACGGGACGGACTGTACACAAGCTTCGCTGCAGCCTATGCCACGGGCCGCCTGGAGGACGCCAAGCGTACCGTTCTGCAGTTGCGTTTCTATGCACGCCTGCTCGACGAGGCCAACCGTATGGCCGAGCGCTTGGAAGACCAGGGCGACTGA
- the hscA gene encoding Fe-S protein assembly chaperone HscA, which produces MSLLQIAEPGMSTAPHAHRLAAGIDLGTTNSLVASVRSGVAETLADEAGRHILPSVVRYRADGEPIVGAAAKMDAADDPLNTLASIKRLMGRGVDDLKTLAGHVPYRFAPGESVVPRIRTDAGDVTAVEVSAEILRSLRARAEAALGGELAGVVITVPAYFDDAQRQATKDAARLAGLNVFRLLNEPTAAAVAYGLDQGGDGLIAVYDLGGGTFDISILRLNRGVFEVLATGGDSALGGDDFDREIAAWIMAEAGLGGDADHRTMRRLMREACAAKEALTEVESVGITLDLGDERHWQGHLTREQLDTLLDPLIQKTLAACRRALRDAGVEREAIGDVVMVGGSTRVPRVRERVASFFGRAPRVDIDPDKVVAVGAAIQADVLAGNKPDGELLLLDVIPLSLGIETMGGLVEKIIPRNTTIPVARAQEFTTFKDGQGAMAIHVLQGERELVDDCRSLARFVLSGLPPMVAGAPRIRVTFQVDADGLVGVTAEELTSGVQAGVEIKPSYGLEEEEIERMLRASIEHARDDMLARRLREEQVEADRVIEALDAALATDGERLLSEHERTVILSAREALVRCRDSGDPEAIRSAIEAVEHASSDFVARRMDTAISSAMSGHRVDEF; this is translated from the coding sequence ATGTCATTACTGCAGATCGCCGAACCCGGCATGTCGACCGCGCCCCACGCCCACCGTCTGGCGGCGGGCATCGATCTTGGAACCACCAATTCCCTGGTGGCCTCGGTGCGCAGCGGCGTAGCCGAGACGCTCGCCGACGAAGCAGGGCGGCATATCCTGCCCTCGGTGGTGCGTTACCGCGCCGACGGCGAGCCGATCGTCGGCGCCGCCGCGAAGATGGATGCCGCGGACGACCCGCTCAACACCCTGGCTTCGATCAAACGCCTGATGGGGCGTGGCGTTGACGACCTCAAGACGCTTGCCGGCCATGTACCTTACCGGTTTGCACCGGGCGAATCGGTGGTGCCGAGAATACGCACCGACGCCGGTGACGTGACGGCCGTCGAGGTTTCCGCCGAGATCCTGCGCAGCTTGCGTGCGCGCGCCGAAGCGGCGTTGGGTGGCGAACTCGCCGGCGTCGTGATCACGGTGCCGGCCTATTTCGATGACGCGCAGCGCCAGGCGACCAAGGACGCGGCACGGCTGGCGGGGCTCAATGTATTTCGTTTGCTGAACGAACCCACCGCTGCCGCGGTGGCTTATGGCCTGGATCAGGGCGGGGACGGCCTGATCGCGGTCTACGATCTGGGTGGCGGCACCTTCGACATTTCCATCCTGCGCCTCAATCGAGGCGTTTTCGAGGTGCTGGCCACCGGCGGCGACAGCGCACTCGGCGGCGACGATTTCGATCGAGAAATTGCCGCCTGGATCATGGCGGAAGCCGGTCTTGGGGGCGATGCGGATCATCGGACCATGCGTCGCCTGATGCGCGAGGCTTGTGCCGCCAAGGAAGCGTTGACGGAAGTCGAAAGCGTTGGGATCACGCTCGATCTGGGCGATGAGCGTCACTGGCAGGGGCATCTGACCCGCGAGCAACTCGACACCCTGCTCGACCCGCTGATCCAGAAGACACTCGCGGCCTGCCGCCGCGCACTGCGCGATGCCGGCGTTGAACGCGAGGCGATCGGCGACGTGGTCATGGTGGGCGGTTCGACCCGAGTGCCCCGTGTGCGCGAACGCGTCGCATCGTTCTTCGGGCGCGCGCCCCGCGTGGACATCGACCCGGACAAGGTGGTGGCCGTGGGTGCGGCGATCCAGGCCGACGTCCTGGCGGGCAACAAGCCCGACGGCGAACTGCTATTGCTGGATGTGATCCCGCTGTCGCTGGGTATCGAAACCATGGGCGGGCTGGTCGAGAAAATCATTCCCCGCAACACCACGATTCCGGTGGCGCGCGCGCAGGAATTCACCACCTTCAAGGACGGCCAGGGCGCGATGGCGATCCACGTGCTGCAGGGCGAACGCGAACTCGTAGACGATTGTCGCTCGCTGGCCCGCTTCGTACTGTCCGGTCTGCCACCGATGGTCGCCGGTGCACCGCGCATCCGCGTGACATTCCAGGTCGACGCGGACGGTCTGGTCGGCGTGACCGCCGAGGAACTGACCAGCGGCGTTCAGGCCGGCGTCGAGATCAAGCCTTCCTACGGACTGGAGGAGGAGGAAATCGAACGCATGCTCAGAGCCTCGATCGAGCATGCGCGAGACGACATGCTCGCGCGCCGGCTGCGCGAGGAGCAGGTCGAGGCGGATCGGGTCATCGAGGCGCTTGACGCGGCCTTGGCGACAGACGGCGAGCGCCTGCTATCCGAGCACGAACGTACCGTCATTCTGTCGGCTAGAGAGGCGCTCGTGCGCTGCCGTGATAGCGGCGATCCGGAGGCCATCCGCAGCGCCATCGAGGCAGTCGAGCACGCCAGCAGCGATTTCGTCGCAAGACGTATGGATACGGCGATCAGCAGTGCCATGTCCGGGCACCGCGTCGACGAATTTTGA
- the fdx gene encoding ISC system 2Fe-2S type ferredoxin — protein sequence MPRITFLPHSTLCPEGKVIEVAAGTSICDAALGHGIEIEHACEKACACTTCHVYVRKGMDSLNEPTEDEEDMLDKAWGLEPDSRLSCQSVVGDEDLEIEIPRYTINLVSENH from the coding sequence ATGCCGCGTATTACCTTTTTGCCGCACAGCACGCTCTGCCCGGAGGGCAAGGTGATTGAAGTCGCTGCCGGCACGTCCATTTGCGATGCCGCGCTTGGCCACGGCATCGAAATCGAACATGCCTGCGAGAAGGCCTGCGCCTGTACGACCTGCCACGTCTATGTGCGCAAGGGTATGGATTCGCTCAACGAGCCCACCGAAGACGAGGAGGATATGCTCGACAAGGCCTGGGGGCTCGAACCCGATTCGCGGCTGAGTTGCCAGAGTGTGGTCGGCGATGAGGATCTCGAGATCGAGATTCCGCGCTACACCATCAATCTGGTTTCCGAAAACCACTGA